In Beutenbergia cavernae DSM 12333, the DNA window GTGGCGAAAGAAGAAGCGGAGCGCGACGCCGAACGTCGCGCTCGCCTGGGACCATCCCCGTGTCATCGATCTATCCTTCGGTTGTCTGAATAATTCAGTACACTAAACTATACGTGAGGGTGGAGGATGGCGCCATGACGAAGTCACCGGACGACGGCTCGGCCGGCGTGCCCGGTTCCCGAGGCGCACCCGGCGCACCCGACGCGGCGGCGAGGCTCGGCACCGACCTGAGCGACGCCGTCGTCCTCTTCCACGAAGCGCTCGGGTCGCTCCTCGGCCTCTCCGCGGCGGACAACAAGGCGCTGGGCATCGTGCGGCGTGAGGGGCCGATGTCGGCGTCCGAGCTCGCGACGCGCACCGGGCTCACGGCCGGAGCGATCACCGGGCTCGTCGACCGCCTCGAGGGGGCCGGGCTCGCGCAACGCACGCGGGACGCGGCGGACAGGCGGCGGCTCGTCATCTCCGCGACGGCGACGGCGTCGCCCGAGGTCGCTGTGGCGATCGGCGGTCTGCAGTCGGGCATGGCCGAGGTGACGTCGCACTTCACGCCGGAGCAGCTGCTCGTCGTCGCGGAATGGGTGGACCGGACGAGCGCCGTGCTGCGCGAGCAGGCGGCGGCGATCGCCCGACAGCGGCAGGAGTCGGCGGGGCGTCCGGAGCGCGGGCCGACGGTGTAGCGTCCGGCGCACGACAGGCAACGGAGGCGGGGTGCGGCATGGCTGTGACGATGCGCGACGTCGCGAAGCGCGCCGGCGTGTCGGTGAAGACCGTCTCGAACGTCGTCAGCGGCGAGTACCCGTACATCCGCCCCGAGACGCGCGCCCGGGTCGTCGAGGCCATCGAGGACCTCGGCTACCGGCTCAACGTGT includes these proteins:
- a CDS encoding MarR family winged helix-turn-helix transcriptional regulator, with the protein product MTKSPDDGSAGVPGSRGAPGAPDAAARLGTDLSDAVVLFHEALGSLLGLSAADNKALGIVRREGPMSASELATRTGLTAGAITGLVDRLEGAGLAQRTRDAADRRRLVISATATASPEVAVAIGGLQSGMAEVTSHFTPEQLLVVAEWVDRTSAVLREQAAAIARQRQESAGRPERGPTV